In the genome of Candidatus Electrothrix rattekaaiensis, the window GGTCCAGGTAGCTGTGGTCAGTTCAGGAGACTTTGGCAGTCGATTAACACCGGAAAAACAATGGTGGCAAGATGAGAATACCCTACAGACTGTTTGGGCTGAGATGAATAAAATATTGATTATCCTTTTGAGAAAATATGAATTTTGCACTCACTAAACTGTTGCCCTTATTTGTTTATCCTTTGGGCATGACGATCATGCTTTTTCTTGCTGGATTCCTTCTGCTTTGGATACGTCGGAAACGAAGTGCTGTTCTGCTGATCTTCCTCTCTCTCGCTTTGCTTTGGTCTGCTTCAACCCAAGTGGCTGCCGAGTTTGTTTTGCACTCCCTGGAACGTCGTTATCCACCGCTTGCTCTCGAAGAAATACCGACTGCGGATGCGATTGTTCTTTTGGGCGGTGTTACCCGTGGGAGAGTTCCCGGGACCGGCCTGACCGATCTTGGTGGCGGAGTCGATCGAATTGTGCATGCTGCCCGGCTTTTCAAGGCCGGGAAGGCCCCGCTTCTTCTTTTATCCGGGGGCAATGCACCAGGATATCGATCTGAAGCCGAGGATATGGCAGATATCTTGCAACTCATGGATATACCGGCTGATAGCATATTACTGGAGACCAAGAGCAGAAATACGCAGCAAAACGCGCTGTACAGCCAACAAATTTTGCAGCAACAGGGAATCAAAAAGATTCTGCTGGTGACCTCTGCTACCCATATGCGCCGGGCTGAGGCTCTTTTTTCAGGCATTGGAGTATCGGTTCTTCCGGCAGCGACGGATTACCAATTGGTTGAGCGCGCTCCTTCTCTCCTTGACTGGCTACCCCAGGCCGGAGCCTTGGAGATGACAACCAAGGGGATCAAGGAGTATATCGGGTATTGGATGTATCTTATTACAAGGGCTTTGGACCGATGATCAGTATGAATCCAGAAAAGATAACAGGAACAAGAAGGCTGGTGCTGTTTTTTACCACCATCCTCCTGAGCATAGCGGCTGTATCAAACAGCGGTTGGGCAGAACAAAAGGCTGTGAAGAGCAACGGGCAGGAAACTCAAATTATACAAAATATAAAAGATATAAAAGATATACAAGAGCTGGTCATTGCTGATAAGGGGAATGCCTCAGCTGTGATTGTTGTTGCTGAACAGGCCGGTCCCAATGAACTGTTAGCTGCTGAGGATTTGGCAAAGTATATTGAAATGATGTCTGGAGCAACTCCGACAATTGCCAAGACTCCAGAGACGATTGCCGTAGCTCTCAAGGGAAAACAACCGCTCATTATTATTGGTCAAGAGGCCCTCAAGGCGGATAAATCCCTTGTCGCCGCTTTGAAGAAACCGGTCACGGTGAAGGGACTTTTACGCAGCGACGCTATTGTTCTCCGGCGTAAAGATAACCGGGTGTATCTGGCTGGCAGTAATGATCTCAGCCATTATTATGCTGTTATAGAGCTTCTGCGCCGCTGGGGATGCCGATGGTATCTGCCCACGGAGTTCGGTGAGTGTATTCCGAAGCAACCTCGACTGACTCTCGGTGAGCTGGATTATGCCTATGCCCCGCCCTTTGAGATACGGAGCTATTGGATTTCCTGGGTCGGTGATCGCACTGGTATGGAGGAGTTTCAACGGCGTAATTTTATGACCCTTGGCAAGGGAGATTTTCCTCCGACAGGGCATGCTCTGGGGAAATATGTTCGGGATCTGAGCGAAAATATCTTTCGAGTCGCCCTGACAGCACCGGAAACAGCAAAACATATTGCGGCTCAGGTGGAGAAAAAATACGCTGCGGGCGAGAGCTTTTCTCTGAGTATGGAGGATGGGGTTTACGAGTCTACCTATCCTGGCGATAAAAAGCTCATGCAGTTGCAATGGGATAAATATTATTTCCGTTGGAGTGTGACGGATCCCTTTTTGGAACTTTATAATAATGTGGCAGGCATTCTTCAGAAAAAATTTCCGAACAGCTCGGCCAAGATAGGTTTTCTGGCCTACACCAATATGACCATCCCGCCGGTGCGGGAAATGAAGGCGGAAAAATCCCTTTTCTGTGAGCTGGCCCCCATTGATATTGATCCTATCCACGGTATGGATTCCCTCCAATCACCGCCCCGGCAGGAATATAAGGATTTTCTCTATAAATGGGCTGAGGTGATGGACGGTCGCTTGGCGATCTATGATTACGATCAGGGGATGTTGGTCTGGCGTGACCTCCCCAATCCTTCCCATCAGGCCTTTGCTCAGGATGTGCAGCATTATCGCAAGGCCGGAATTCTGGGTATTAATACGGAAAGCCGCAATGCCATTGCCACCACCTTCCTGAACCTCTACCTGCGCGGTCAGCTGATGTGGAACCCGGATGCAGACATCCAGGCTGAGCTGGCCGAATTCTACGAAAAATTTTACGGGCCAGCGGCAAAACCCATGCAGGCCTATTGGGAGGCCATCTTTCAGGCCTGGGAAGAGACCATTGTCACCGAGCATGAATACTTCCTTGCTCCGGCCATTTATACACCCGGCGTGCTCAAGGTCATGAAGGCCAAGATGAAGGAGGCAGAAGAACTTATTGCTTCGTTGCAAAAAAAGAAATCGCCCACTCGCCGTGAGCAGCTTTATCTGGATCGAATCGCCTTTACTCGAATGAGCTGCGATATAACAACCCTGTATTTAGAAATGGTTAAGGCTGCTGCAACAGATATTGACTATAAAAAGGCAGTGAAACTTGGTGAAAAGGCCTTAGTCATCCGGGAAAAATTAACAGCCATGAACGGAACCTTTACCACCTATAAGGGCATGAAGGTGGAAGATACCGGCTATGCCTGGTGGCCGGGTGAAGTGAAACAGTATCGTGAGCTGAATCAATGGGTGAACGGTGACAAAGGAGAGCTGGTCCTCAAACTGCCCTTGGAATGGGCCTTTCGCCGAGACCCAAAGAATATCGGGGTGAAAGGTAATTTTGCTGCTGGACCCGTGGATTTGACCTTTTGGAAGGCAAATCGAGGGACCTATACCTTGGATCTGCTCAAAGATTATCCTGTCAGCGAATGGGAGCTACTGAAGACGAACCTCTATATGCAGGCCCAAGGCATTCGCAACCCGGATCGGCAAAGTTATACTGGCTACGCTTGGTATCGCACTGAGGTCGACATTCCAGAAGAGCAGTCGGACAAAAATTTGCATCTCCGATTCCCAGGCCTGTTCAACGAATGTTGGCTCTATCTTAATGGTGAAGAATTTGCCCATCGTACACAAAATAAGCTCTGGTGGAATAACGACTATCGCTTTGAGTGGGATGTTGATTTGACCGGAAAACTCAAACAGGGAAAAAATATTGTTGCCCTACGCGTGGACAGTCGGCATCATTTTGCCGGGATGTTTCGCCGGCCTTTTATTTATGCTGCGCGATAAATATCGTCGTTTCTGACGGCAAAGATGATTCTTGAAAAATATAATTAATGGACAGTACAATGAATATACAGCAGGATCTGCAACAACGACTGAAAAAAAAGCCCATTCTTCTCATGACCCATCTCGTGCTCGGGTATCCTTCCTTAGAGGTCAATCGCGAAGTCATTCACCAGATGGCGGATAACGGGGTGGATTGCATTGAACTCCAGATTCCCTTTTCCGAGCCTATGGCGGACGGCCCGGTGATTCTCAAGGCCAATCAGGATGCCTTGGCTTCTGGCATTCGGGTTGAGGACAGCTTTGCCTTTGCCAAAGAAATGGTGCAGGAGTTTCCCCAGGTCAATTTTCTTTTTATGACCTATTATAATATCGTTTTCCGCTACGGCCTGAACGCCTTTATCGAGCGGGCAGCCGATATCGGGATGAAGGGCTTTATTTTTCCCGATTTGCCGCCGGAAGAGGGAGAGGCGTATCTCAGTTTGGCTAAAGAAAAGGATATGGCCGCTGTTATGTTTTTCACCCCGACCTCAACAGATGAACGGATGGCCGAGGTGGCAGGGCAGGGCGGCGGCTTCGTCTACTGTGTGGCCCGGAAAGGGGTGACTGGAAAACAGACTGCTATGGACGACGGCCTTGCTGAGTATCTCCGGCGTTGTCGCCGGGCGACGGATCTTCCGCTGGCTGTGGGCTTTGGGATCAGCAGTCGCATGGATGTTGCTCTGCTGGAGGGCAAGGCGGATATGGCGGTTATTGGCACCGCGACGATTAAACTGGTGGACCAGGAAGGGCCAGAGGCTGTGGGGCCGTTTATTCGTTCGCTGGCTGGAGAGCAGGGGTAAATTCCGGTTGTCGGGTATAACTCTTCAACGAAAGAGAACGCACATCAGGGAGCAGGATATCTTGCTCCCTGATTATAGCCGATGAGGAGTCTGAGGTTCATCCCGTCCTATTGATTATGCAAAATGAGTATCCATTGATTTGATGCGACCGTGGATAGGCGGCACAGCTTGGTCGTCAATCCACACATCAAGGACCGTGGGTAACTGGGCTGTCAGGATATCCTCAACCAATGAGTCGGACAGAGGTACGTTCGCGTCAAGATGAATGCCGTGAGCTCCCAGTCCTTCAGCAATCTTGACATAATCGACCCGTTGAAAGCAGGGTTCCATTGCGTCAGGAACGGCTTTTTTATACAAGCGACGTCCATGATAGACCATGCCCAACATGGCGTTATTCAAGATTACCCAAATCACCGGAACCTTATAGTTGACCGCTGTGGCGACCTCAAAACCGTTCATCAGAAAGGAGCCGTCCCCGACTATGGCCACCACCGGACGGTCGGGAGCGGCTAATCTAGCTCCGACCGGAGCTGCAACAGCATAGCCCATAGAGGCATATCCCAAGGAGACAAAAAAAGAGGCGGGTTGATCAATCGTCATGTAATGCACAGTCCACGCCATAGCCGTACCTGCATCTGCAAAAAAAATTGTATTCTTCGGAAACTTTTCTTGAATATCACAGATGAGCTGAGCAGGATGGTAAAGGTTACCACTTGATGTCATTTCTTCTTTTTTGGCAGGCTTTTTCTTTGGCAGTACCGGTTTTTTTCGCTTTTTTTTCGCCAACTCACCTGACTCTATTATTCGTTTAACAGCCTTTGACAGCTTTCTTAAATTGATCTTTGCATCCCCCTCCATCGGGTGAGATGTAGGATAATTTTTTCCGATTTTTTCTGGATCCACATCCAGATGAATCAAATGACCGGAAGGCTGAATATGCTCGTCCCAGCCGTTGGTCATCAGTTCACTAAAACTGGTACCCACAGCAAAGATTACATCTATGTCACGCGTAATAATGTATTCTTCCGCTACAGGAGAACCAGCGAAGCCCAAGACGCCCAGAGATAATTCATGAGATTCGGGAAAAACTCCCTTTCCCTTGGGCGAAGTGGCTACAGGAATTTGCAAGAGTTCAGCTAGGTCGAGAAGTTCCGACATAGCCTGCGAAAGATAGACTCCCCACCCTGCTATAATTGCTATTTTTCTTGCTTTTACAAGGAGTTCCGCTGTCTTGTCCACATGTTCCGCATCAAAAAGTCGCGTTTTCCCTTGGCTTGGAAATAGAGATAAGTCTTGGCATTCCAAAGTTCTCTTCATAATATCTGCTGGCATATTGAGATGCACCGGCCCCCCGGGATTACTCAAAGCAAGGCGAATAGCCTTTTGCAGCATATACTGACTGCGGTTTTCTGACATCAGGATCCTGCTGTATTTTGTGATACTGCTGAAGATTTTCATAAGATCAATCTGTTCAGGCCCTGACTCCTGTAAAGCCCCTTTGCCGAACAGCGAAGTGGCAACCTGACCGGTTAAGGCGAGTATTGGGATTTGATCGACATATGAGAAAGCCAAGCCGGTAATCAGGTTAGTGGCCCCAGGTCCAGACGTAGAGTAACACACTCCGAGTTTCCCTGATAAGCGGGCGTAACCGTCAGCCATAAAAGCAGCTCCCTCTTCATGTTTTGTCACAACCGGTATGATACCGTACGTATTTTTGTAGAGCGCGGTGTTAAGGTCTTCAATGGCACCTCCGGGAATACCGAACATATATTTGACACCGGTCCGACCTAATACTTCGACGATCATTTCAGCGGTATTCATATCTTACCTCACAGGCAGTATAATTTTTATGGTATCAAAAAGGAATCCCCTCCACCTCTCTTTCCATCTGTTCCCTTGGAAGGCTGGCAATCTCTTTGTCTATCGCAAGAAAAAGATCTTTTACTTTTTTTTCATCATGAAGATTTTTACTGAATCCTGTTGAGAGAGTAATCGTCTCACCAAATCCAGTTGCCCCGATGGCAAGTAACGGGGCGTAGATAACTGGAGGGATGATAACAGCGTCTGTTACTTCAATTTCATCGAACGCAATATCTTCTCCTTTGATAAGCCCCATGTTGGTAAACCACGGTGGGATATCTTTTGGGCCGATCAGATAATTCAGTTTCGAAGTAAGGTTATGGATTGTGCAAGAGGCCCAAGCAGGCAACCATTGTAGACTAAAGATGGAGTTTTTGTTAATATCTAAACCTAGATAGTTCGCCTTGCGATCCTTCATTTGTCCATGTACTAAGGCTATTGTCTCTAGCAGGGTATCTCCAATATCATGCCCAATATTAAGAAGGAACATTTTAGCCAGATTGGTAAGAGCTTCTCCCTGCTGGTTGGCACGATAACGGCGTAAATCGACTGTCACACCAATTCGGAGCGGAGTACCTATATGAGGTTGAATAATTTTATAAAGCCCGCGCAGGATACATGCCGTAAGAATATCATTAACCGTAACTCCATGGTGCCCTGCAACATGCTTGATTCTTTTACATTGGTCAGGGGGGATGTGATGGAGAAGAAAAGTACAATCAGTCGCTGGATGCAGGTGTAGAAAAGGAAAGGTCCAGTTCTTTCTCGGAAAAAGGCTGTCATGCCAGTTTCGCAGACTCAACAGTAAAATTTTGAGCCGATCATATAGACTCAAAAGATCTGTGATTTGCTTAGATGAACGCCTTGCTGGCAGGTTACTTTGCGGCTTAAATGCCGGGTTGATTTTAAGGGTTGCGTAGAAAGAGGAGAGAAGGCGAACATATTCTTTAAGCCCGCCCGCATCTGAAACAATATGGTTTACTCTAATGCAGAGTGTATCTGTTTCCGCCCGAAAAATATGTGCTTGAACCATAGGGTCATTGTAGGGATCACAATCAGAACTCATACATCGGATGAGAGATTCTTTTGGGCAATCGGTTTCAGTTAATCGGCAGAATTCGAGATCGTCAAGATCCTCTCTTCGTTGCCAAAACGGGCCTTTCCTGTTTTCGATAAACCTACACCCCAGAATGGGCTCGGCATCCACGGTGAGTCGGATCGCCTTTGCTAGTCGTTCGAGATCAAGTTTACTGTTAAAAGTTATAATGTAGTGGAGCTGTACATTACAAACATGACGAATGCTTGAAAGAACTTTATCTCCCTTGACGGCTTGAAAGCACGTAGGAGTATCCTTTTTTTCTTTTTTTTTCATGACCGCCATTTTGCAGGTAAAATCTTGGCTACTCTCGTGTTAGAGTTATTCTGGATGATTTACGGACAGAACGTCCGCTCCTCCATCGACAACCCATACGCTGCCCGTCACATAGCCAGCTTCAAGCTGAGCGCATACTACATGCGCAACTTCCTTGGCTTTACCAAGGCGTTTCAGGGGAATATGCTGCTCTAACAATGCATGGCGCGCAGTCCTTTTTTCTTGATCAAGATGTAATTTTTTTAATAAAGGGGTGTCGATAGCACCTGGAGAAACCGCGTTGACTCTAATTTTTTTGGGAGCCAACTCCAAAGCAAGGCTTCGAGTGGCTGCCTCCAAGGCCCCTTTCGTTGCAGCGTACAGTGCTCCTTTGACCAGTCCGTTATTAACGGCGATGGAAGAAATATTCGTAATACTGCCCTGTTTTTTTTCTAGAGCTGGCAATGCTTCCCGTATTAACTCCAACGGCCCTCGGATATTTGTATCAAAAAACAACGCGTAATCAGATAACAATATTGAACCAAAAGGAATAAATGTCGCTATTGCCGCATTATTGACAAGTACATCTAGTCCGTTATCCCCAAAAAAGGACGCCAAGTGCTTTATGTCATCAGGCTTAGCCATGTCAGCAACGACGCATTCAACGTCCATCTCTGTAGCTGCTCTCTTGAGCCTTTCTTTATCGCGACCAGAAATAACAACTGAATAGCCCTTTTCCTTTAACAAAGCTGCTGTTGCGTAGCCTATTCCAGAGTTCCCACCTGTAACCAAAGCTGTTTTAGGTTTTTTTCTTGTCATTTAAAACTGTTGGGTTGTTCTGTGATGATTGTGTTGGTAATTTCTATTGAAATTCCACACGAGTTACAATGGATTTTTCAGCTACACATCTTGCTAAGAAAACAGTTTAAACCTCTCGAGGTAATTACCAAAAAGGCGAGAAATAAATTCGTCGCTTAACCCATAGTTTCCAGCGAAATACTCGTGGAGACCATGTTTATTTTTAGGATTATAAAACAGCCATTTCTTCATTTTTTCTGTAACATTCTTGTTTGGTATAAAATCAAAATAATCATATATGTTATGGGATACCTCCAGAGGGTTTTCTACGAGTTTTTCATAGTTGATATCCAAGAAACGTTCTTCCCCATATTTACTTCGAATTTGCATGTTGTTATCCAACATATTTTTCCAAAACTGTGCTGCGTCTCTGCCAAGCTGGTTACTAACGGGCTTATTTTGAAGATTTTTTCTAACAGTTGTCAGCATGCTGCATAGAGAGGATAGGCTTTGAGCAGGAGATCTATGGGTTTGTATAATACAGGCATCGGGAAAGATCTTAAGCAAATGATCTATCCCGAACATATGAAAAGGGCTTTTCAAAATCCAACGCTTCCTAGAGTTACGAGGAGTGCTAAATTGAAGTATTTGCAGTTGTTTTTTATAATATTTATACACAGGAAGCATATCTTGATGATTCAACCAGTTATAATACGAAGGCAAGTCAAAAAGAATATGAAACAGAGAAGACATAAATTCTTTATCAAGGAGATGAAAGCACTCTTCGGGTTGCCTTATGTATGAAGGATGCATCATGTTGATATTCGGTACAACAGTATTTCGTATTCGAAGAAATTGCGCGGCAGCTCGAATACGTAGGTCACTCTTTTGTGAGTCTGGGTATAATTTTGGGAAAGGCGCAGGGAAGAGCCCCTCCCAGTACGCAAGGGATCTAGCGCAAGAGGCTTGTGTTAACAAACGTTGCAGCAAGGTGGTACCCGTACGTGGTAAACTGATAATAAATAATGGTCGATCTATTCGTTCTTTTTTAATCTCTGGATTTTTTTTACAATATTCCTCAATGGTTAAGCGGCCATAAAGATATGTTGTCATTAGTGAATGAATGTAAAACCAGCCAAATGAGTTGAGGTTTCCTTCGTTCCTGCAAGAATGAAGTAATCTGCTCAAAGCAGTTACGAAATTTGTATTTCCCCAATCATCCAGACCTACTTTTTTGCTGGCCTTGTTCATTAAAAAAACTTCTGATTTTTCTTCTGGATTTCTGTTATAATAACAAGATGCTATTTTTTTTAATCGTTTTTGATACCGGGTCTTCATTTTTTTCTTCTCCGGGAAGAAATAAAACAAGTAGCTTTTTTTGGGGAAATGATTTGGAGCGCATCAATTTGCTGGAAAAACATATTTCACAAGGACTAACTATGCAAAATAAAATAACTTCTGTTGCTTTTTCTTTCATTAAGCCTGAGTTTGTAAACGACGTCATTCAAATATATCAAAATGCTGTTGACAATCACACTGCTCTCAAAGGGTGTGTTGAGATAAAACTATTTAGAAAGATCAGTATTTCAAATGAATTTATGATCGTGTCAAAATGGGACAGTATAGAAGCAAGAAAAAAATATTTAAAATCAGACTTTCATAAAAAAACTATAGAAAAATTGAAAAAGTACAGAGAAAGACCGCCTGTTATGGATGATTTTGAAGAGATTACAGAGAGATTATTCTAAGAGAATTGAGGTATTAAAAGTTTTCCATCTAACCATAGTGCACCATTCCATATCAGATTGCCTAAAAATGGAAAATTAGCTCAGCATAAGCCACCCTTTCTTCCATAGGTATATCATTAGATATAGAGGTCGAAATCGGTTCTCGAATATTTTCATTAAAAATATTGCGTACAGAAAAAGCCAGATCAATATGTTGCGTAATATTATTTTTTCGTATCTTCATATTCGCAATACTGTTATCTTCGATGTTTTCCCGGCTATCATCTTTTGCCCTATGGCGATCGCCGATCCAGAAATATTGCGCATTGAGATACCATTCAGGCATGAAATTCCAGTGTGCGTTAAGGTACAATTGCATGCCAGGCGCGTCGGCCACAACTGTACCTGTATTCCTATCTTCCGAGTCTTGCAAGGCGAAATTGCCGCTCATTGTTAAGGACGGCATAACCTCCCACTCCAGCTCAACCTCGAAGCCATGTCCTTTTTGATTAAGAAAGTTCCGCGCTGTTTTCGTCGTGGCTGGAGAAGGATCAGGAATATAATCAATAAGGCCTTCTATGTCATAAGCAAAAACACTGAGAATAGTTTTTAAAGAAGGCGTAGGTCTATAATCTAAAGCGAATTCATAAGTATCTATGGTTTCCGGTTCAAGGTTTGGGTTACCAAGAACTATCGGGTTATTTTTAACATAGCTCTCGGCAAAAGACGGGGGGCGGAATGCCCGACCATACATGAGCTTACTGGTCAGATCGTAACGTGTTTCCCATACCAAGGCAATACGAGGATTGATGGTTTTCCCAAAATCGCTGTAATGATCGTAACGCACTCCAGTCGTCAATTCCCAGTTTTTAACAAAAGTCCATTCATCTTGTAGAGAGGCATGGAGAATCGTACGATTCTGGTCAGTCATAAACATAGCATCCGTACCTGTAACATCCACCATAGTTCCGTCAATGGTGCTGGGTAATGCTTTGTCATTCAAAACACCTGGCCCAACGTTCTTGGACGACTTGGCATTTTCATCCTGTATTTTTCCCCCTGAAGCAATGCGCCAAACATGCTGGTGCATGCCGTCATATTTGCAAATAAAATCAAAAGCTAACTGATTATCAATAAGGGTTGGATGACCGTAAATGCCCTCAGTGAAAGTCGTTATTCCGGCAGTTGGCGATGTGAAAATGTTACCGTCTGTACCTACGGCAACAGTTGATCCAGGAGGAAGGAACTGATACAGGACGTCTTCTTTACGATAGAGATAATTAAGTTGGGCCGTAAGTGAAAAATTTTCTATCGAATCCTCGTTCTTCCAAGTTATATCACTAAGAATCTGTTCAGAGTTTATTTTGCTTTCCGGCCCTAATGCCCCAGCACTACCAGTACCTCCTTCATAGTCATCTAGAAACCAGCCCCAGAAACGGATTGTCAAGTTTTTACGACTGAAGTTGGCCATGATATTGTAATTTTCAAAATCAGTGTGCAAGGCCCCCGGAGCCAACGAGGCATTCGTGCCAAAGGCTTGATCCAGCGTAGTTTGAAGGTCAGCGTCAATAATACGTTTATCGTCACTGCCGCCTCGCCAATATTCCAATCCTATGCCAACGTCCCAACCTTTGTACTGTCCTCCATGTTGTCCCCAGATATCCAAACCGTCAAAGGAAGACATGCGTACACCAGTATGCATCCCCTCGACTTCAAAACGATCCTTGGTGATAACATTGATAGTGCCTGCAAAGGCATCAGCACCGTAGAGGGCAGAGCCAGGTCCACGTACTACTTCAATACGGGCTATCATAGAGACCGGCAAACGAAAGCCTGCTGGACGGCTACCATTATATGGCTTGGTAAAAGGAATGCCATTCATCAACACCAAGACTTGCGGATTCAGGCTGGTATGGATGCCCCGTATGGAATAGATAGAATCAAGATGGGCAAAAGAAGGTGTAATATGAAGACCGGGCACAGTTTCCAACACCTCGTCAAGGGTGGTGGCACCGAGCTTTTCGATATCTTCTGCTGTAATAACCGAGGCCACTGAAGGAGCCAAGTGAACGGGCTTCAGGCTACCGGTTGCTGTGAGCAAAAGACGATCAGTACGATAGACATCCTCTTCCTGGAGCCCTTGTCCGAACATCTCTTCAAAGGCTTGGATATTTTCTTCGCTTATCGTAAAATCCTCGTTCTCTACTTGGGTTCTTCCTTGCGTATAATTTAAAAGGAGGAAAAGAGCGATTGCGACAGTTGTTTTGTACATATTTCGTCCTTCTCGTAATATATAAATTCAATCAACCACTTGTGTCGCCATGTCAAGGGAGTTCCGGTGCAGGGACAATCCTATGCGCTCAGCGGTAGTACGGTTAATAATAATCTGCGTCCCCAGAGGAGGCATCACTCCTATATAATCGGGATGTTGATGGCGGTTGATGATATTTTTTGCTATAGAGGCAGCCTGTGAACCAATATCAGCTAGATCAGGATTAATAGAAAGTATAAGGCCGTGCTCCGCTATATTTTTCGACTGACCAATACAAGGCAATTTTTCTCTGATACAGCGTATTTTCAGCCAGTCCATATTTTCAAGAGTGTAGATTACCGGGTCGTTCAAGACGAGAAAGGCATCTACCTTTTGCCGCATCTTTTTAAAAGAACGTTGGAAATCTTTTGAGCGAGCGATTTCCTTGCTGTATAATTCAATATTGAAAATTTCAGCTGCCTTCTTGGCCTGTTGCAGCACCTCGCGACTGTGTGGGCTGTATATAACCCCTATTCGTTTAATGTCTGGAGAAAGGATTGTAATGTTGGCAAATTTTGTCCCAGGGGCTATCTCGCCCGCTATGCCAGTCATATTTTTTTGATTCATGAGATTGTATCGTTGCCAGTTTAACACCAAGGCGAAAATCACAGGTATGTCCTGATGCTCGTGAGTCCAGAGTTTAGCAGTGAAGGCCGCTTTGGCACCCAAGGCGAATATTAATCGAGGATTGCTAGAGAAGAGCTTACGTTTGAGAGCAGGATCTTTTTTAATGTCACCTTGCAGGTTAAAAACACGGACAGAGTGGCCGATTTCAGAACGAAAAGCCTTCATAGGGCTATGATAGACGGTTTCGTTATCCGAGAGCAGAAGAGCTACCGGAAGATCAGTATCGGCAGCGAACAGTGATACAGGTAACTGTCCGCACATAACCGACAGAAGAAGTAAAAACACTTTAGCGTGCATAGTTATGCCATGCATCAATTTGCAACATCTCCATGAGATCAGCAGAATCATCGGAGTCATTAGCCTCCAAGAATATTTTTTTCAGCTCCATAATTTTCTCATCCAAAACTTTCCCGTTTCCTGCGCAAAGTATGGGCAGGGGTATAGGCTGTGATTCAGCCAAAGGACGCACAATTTGGAGGATACGGGGATTGATTCTTCCGATTCTCTGTAAATTATTTTTAGAAACCAAGGCCGCATTCACCTGCCCGACAGCCAGTGCGAACAGGGCATCTGAATCCTTTGGGGTCATAATAATGTTTAATGAATTTGATTTGATCTTAAATTGATTAAACAAAAGACGATCCAACAGATCAGGGGTTTCATTCCCCATGGTTGTTATGGCAAGAAGTTTGTTGCTTAGCCCCTGTAAGGTGAGCGTTGAGTCCTGTGATGTTAACAGAACCTTACGATAAGTTGTACGGCCCTTGTGAACTGGTTGCAGAAGAGGTTTCAACT includes:
- a CDS encoding YdcF family protein is translated as MNFALTKLLPLFVYPLGMTIMLFLAGFLLLWIRRKRSAVLLIFLSLALLWSASTQVAAEFVLHSLERRYPPLALEEIPTADAIVLLGGVTRGRVPGTGLTDLGGGVDRIVHAARLFKAGKAPLLLLSGGNAPGYRSEAEDMADILQLMDIPADSILLETKSRNTQQNALYSQQILQQQGIKKILLVTSATHMRRAEALFSGIGVSVLPAATDYQLVERAPSLLDWLPQAGALEMTTKGIKEYIGYWMYLITRALDR
- a CDS encoding DUF4838 domain-containing protein; this translates as MNPEKITGTRRLVLFFTTILLSIAAVSNSGWAEQKAVKSNGQETQIIQNIKDIKDIQELVIADKGNASAVIVVAEQAGPNELLAAEDLAKYIEMMSGATPTIAKTPETIAVALKGKQPLIIIGQEALKADKSLVAALKKPVTVKGLLRSDAIVLRRKDNRVYLAGSNDLSHYYAVIELLRRWGCRWYLPTEFGECIPKQPRLTLGELDYAYAPPFEIRSYWISWVGDRTGMEEFQRRNFMTLGKGDFPPTGHALGKYVRDLSENIFRVALTAPETAKHIAAQVEKKYAAGESFSLSMEDGVYESTYPGDKKLMQLQWDKYYFRWSVTDPFLELYNNVAGILQKKFPNSSAKIGFLAYTNMTIPPVREMKAEKSLFCELAPIDIDPIHGMDSLQSPPRQEYKDFLYKWAEVMDGRLAIYDYDQGMLVWRDLPNPSHQAFAQDVQHYRKAGILGINTESRNAIATTFLNLYLRGQLMWNPDADIQAELAEFYEKFYGPAAKPMQAYWEAIFQAWEETIVTEHEYFLAPAIYTPGVLKVMKAKMKEAEELIASLQKKKSPTRREQLYLDRIAFTRMSCDITTLYLEMVKAAATDIDYKKAVKLGEKALVIREKLTAMNGTFTTYKGMKVEDTGYAWWPGEVKQYRELNQWVNGDKGELVLKLPLEWAFRRDPKNIGVKGNFAAGPVDLTFWKANRGTYTLDLLKDYPVSEWELLKTNLYMQAQGIRNPDRQSYTGYAWYRTEVDIPEEQSDKNLHLRFPGLFNECWLYLNGEEFAHRTQNKLWWNNDYRFEWDVDLTGKLKQGKNIVALRVDSRHHFAGMFRRPFIYAAR
- the trpA gene encoding tryptophan synthase subunit alpha — translated: MNIQQDLQQRLKKKPILLMTHLVLGYPSLEVNREVIHQMADNGVDCIELQIPFSEPMADGPVILKANQDALASGIRVEDSFAFAKEMVQEFPQVNFLFMTYYNIVFRYGLNAFIERAADIGMKGFIFPDLPPEEGEAYLSLAKEKDMAAVMFFTPTSTDERMAEVAGQGGGFVYCVARKGVTGKQTAMDDGLAEYLRRCRRATDLPLAVGFGISSRMDVALLEGKADMAVIGTATIKLVDQEGPEAVGPFIRSLAGEQG
- a CDS encoding thiamine pyrophosphate-binding protein — protein: MNTAEMIVEVLGRTGVKYMFGIPGGAIEDLNTALYKNTYGIIPVVTKHEEGAAFMADGYARLSGKLGVCYSTSGPGATNLITGLAFSYVDQIPILALTGQVATSLFGKGALQESGPEQIDLMKIFSSITKYSRILMSENRSQYMLQKAIRLALSNPGGPVHLNMPADIMKRTLECQDLSLFPSQGKTRLFDAEHVDKTAELLVKARKIAIIAGWGVYLSQAMSELLDLAELLQIPVATSPKGKGVFPESHELSLGVLGFAGSPVAEEYIITRDIDVIFAVGTSFSELMTNGWDEHIQPSGHLIHLDVDPEKIGKNYPTSHPMEGDAKINLRKLSKAVKRIIESGELAKKKRKKPVLPKKKPAKKEEMTSSGNLYHPAQLICDIQEKFPKNTIFFADAGTAMAWTVHYMTIDQPASFFVSLGYASMGYAVAAPVGARLAAPDRPVVAIVGDGSFLMNGFEVATAVNYKVPVIWVILNNAMLGMVYHGRRLYKKAVPDAMEPCFQRVDYVKIAEGLGAHGIHLDANVPLSDSLVEDILTAQLPTVLDVWIDDQAVPPIHGRIKSMDTHFA